Genomic segment of Pseudorca crassidens isolate mPseCra1 chromosome 10, mPseCra1.hap1, whole genome shotgun sequence:
CCCTATTGGAGTCTTTATATTCAGAGTACATTTCTTGTGGGCAACATGTAATTGTGTCTTACTATTTTATCCATTctgataatctctgccttttaattgggttattttattattattattattttggccatgctgtgcagcatgcaggatcttagttccccgaccagggatcaaacccgtgtcccctgcaatgaaaggatggagtcttaatcaccggactgccagggaagtcccttaattgggttgtttagaccatttacttttaatgtgattattgatatatttagGTTTCAGTTTATCAtcttatttgttttctggttgtctCATCTCTTCTTTGTTACcctttttctcccttattttggATTACTTGAgagtttttaattctattttatctcttttgttGACTTATATAAAATAACTTTGTTATTTTAAGGTTTACATTATGTGGATTTAACTTATAACAGTTCATCTCATCACAGGAACAAACCAGGCCTCAAATGCAGTCCCAGAGTGGCTGCCAGAACACAGCTGTCCAAGGAAGAGGGGCCCGCCCATCATCCCATTCTGCCTTACCCTTGGTGATCACACCAAGGGCCTTGGGAAGTCATTACACCACTCAGGGCCTCAGCTTACTCACTGTAAACTGAGGTCGTCCCAGCTGCCCTGCCAACCTTGGAATGGTGTTCTGTCCTAGGAGTAAAGACCCTGTGCCTTTCCACACACTGGCCTAGCTAATGCAATCACTAGGCCTGCTCCAAGGACCACTAGACCCTCTAATATGTGGTTGGAAGTCCTGAGGATGGGAACAACAGTTGGGTGTGTGGTCAGCCAAGGGGGCCTGGGTCTAAAACATACTACTTGATCCCTACTTCCTTGTAAGGTGAGGGAGGCCCTGCCTGGGGAGgtgcctccttcctctgccctcagGTCTAATAGAAGACTCTTATGGGTGGTCTCCCTACTCTCCAGACTCAAAGGCAGAGAATACCCGGAAATCTACCTGGAGCCTTCAGACCCAAGCTTTTCTCTCATTCCTTTCCCTTTATCTGATTCCCCAGTCAGATGGTGGTGTCTGGAGGCAAGAGGCAAGTTCCCACCTGCCCTCTGGTTCCTAATTGGGTCATCTCTGCACCAGACCTGCTCTCATCTAACCACCTCTGGAAGgacttgaggaaactgaggcctgaccAGACAAAGCAGCTCAACCACATCCATGCCATTGGCTGTCTCTGGCAAGAATAGGGTGacccaggaaattccctggtggtccagtggttaggactccaggtccagtggcagggggcacgggttcgatccctggtgggggaactaagatcctgcatgctgggcagcacagccaaaaaaaaaaaaaaaaagaatagggtgACTCACAGCACCCCTGTATCTCCAGTAGCACTTGAGGACCCAGGAGGGCCTCAACCTAGTTCGGCTGCCACAACCTTTATGTTCTTGGGTGTTTTCTATCGCCTGCCAATCTGGAGTCTTCCCAATTGTGTGTGATTCTGGTGACGGAAAGGTAGGTGTGGTACAACACTATACACACACAATTCGAGGTAactagattcacatgcagttgtaagaaataacagAGATCCCTTGTACACTTTGCTTAGCTTCCCCCAATGCTAActtttgcaaaactatagtataaCATCACAACCAGGATACTGACATTGGTAAAACCCACTAATcttattcaaatttccccaataAGTGTGTGACATTTTTAACTGTCAGACGACCGAAGCTTCAACTCAAGCTTACCTACTTGTCAAGTTACCTATGACCCAGAGGAACTTCACCTCGCTGCTCCGTCTGTGCCCTGGAAAACCGGAAAGAGGCTAACAGGGAATTTAAAATTCTGGGCATGCTATGTGCTAGGCTCTACCCATGTCATGGTTTAATCCTTACAGCAGCCTGTTTTACCAATATTAAGAGTGAGGCGCAGAGAGGGTGGCTAGGTGGGTGGACCTGAGGTCCAAGGCTGGGCAGGGGCTACCCCAGGCCTGCCTACACACTCTGAGCACTGCACAGAGGGCCAGTCTGCGCCGCTAGGAGGTCTAGAGGGCTCAACAAAGCCCTTGCGGGGCTTTGGAGGCCTTGTGGGGCCTGGGCTAAACGTTAGAGCGTGACTGGGCTCCAACCAGAAGTGCGAGTAAAGCGGAcgccaggcctctccctggaatgTGAGCTCCCAAGCGCGGCCGCATAGCAGGGGTCCGCCCCGGGGTACGCCGGGAAGCCGCGCGCGCCCCTCCCCTCTCCGCCCCTCCCCGCTGCGCAGCCCTCGGCTGCCCCCTGCCGTCACAGGGTGGACCCCGCAGCCCAGGCCGTCTCGGCTCGGCGCCGCCAGCACCCCCGGCCTCCGGATTGGCCCCTCCCGAAGCCTCCGGGCCTTCTGCCTGCCGCCATCGGATTGGCTGCACCCTGATACTGTGGCCCCGCCCATTTCCCCGGGTCCTTTGATCACGCGCCTGACGGCTCTTCCGGGGCCCGGGAGCCAACCGAGGGCGTTCCTTTCCGGGCTGCATCGGCGGGAGGTAAGGCTTGGCCGGGTTGGATGGGCTGCAAAGCGCGAGTACAGGTCCACGCCTCGGGGTGTTGGGATGCCAGGAGGCCCGGGCCCCTCTGTGCTCCCCCTAAGTTCCCTTCCCCTGGCCTGAGCCTCCCAGCGCCGTGGCAACTACCTCCCGCTCTCCGTTGCTGGTCCGCATCCTAGGAACGGCCTGTCACCCTCCCTACCTCGGCATGTCCCCTCTACTATGGGACGGGCATGCGACTGGGTAAGCCCGGAGCCTCCACGGGTAGCGGGACGGGTAGTTCATACCTTGCCCTCCGATAGAAGCCCAGGAGAACCGGGGTCAAGGACCTGGGTGTATCTGCGTGCAGCCACCCGTGGACAGTCTCCTTGCATCTGTCATGGGAGCTGACCCTCTCCACTTCCTTCTGTCATTCCAGGCCAGGAGGGGAGGGACCCGGGCGGAGCCCCGAGTGGGGACCAGGGGGCGGTGACATCACCTCGCAGATGCAGTCCAGCCCTGCCCACTTGTGTCCACCCTGGCACATGAGACCGATGGGGGAGACGGTGCCCAGGCTATGCCTGGCGTGACTCCAGGGACAAAGAGGGCATAGGACCTATATAGACCGAAGTGTGGGCACTGGACCCGGGCCGAGATGGTCTCCTTCAGATGCTCCCACCTCACCCCTAGGCTGCAATGCAGGACCCTCATGTTTTAACCTAATATCCCCATTTTGCTCCACTGGATAGCTGCTGGCAGTCCAGTACCCcaggaggctggggcaggagcTGGGAACCTACATCTAACCTCTCCTCAGGAATTGATATCTGCAAATGTTTGGCCAGCACCTGagctgagccccccccccccgatgTGGGGATAGGAGCTGGGCAGGACTCAGGCCCTGGTCTGGGCCTCCCTTTGGTGCCGTTTACACCCAGGACTTGCTGAGAGTCCCTGGAGGGTTAAACCCAGCACATTGACCTGGAAGATCCCTCTTCCCAGTGCCTGACCTAAGTTTTCATATATTACTAGCTCTTGGGGAGGAATCCGGAGCCTGAGTGGAATTGAcaacctccttcctcctccccagggaGCCCAGTGGAGGCGCCCTCCCGAGGCAGTACTACTGCCCATGCTGACTACCCAGCCCTCTGGCTGCCGATGTCATGAGTAACACCACAGTGCCCAATGCCCCACAGGCCAGCAGCGACTCCATGGTGGGCTATGTGTTGGGGCCCTTCTTCCTCATCACCCTGGTCGGGGTGGTGGTGGCCGTGGTAAGGAACCccccacatacatacatacctaccCACACCTTTGCgaaggcagggctgggtgggCCTGGTCCAGCCTGCACACAGCATCTCAGCTGTCCTGCTGTTACGGGAGAGGAGGGTGTGGAGGTAAACCCCTGTCACTTGTGGGCCATCCTGGGCTCAGCGGCCTCCACAGTGCTGTGTCTCTGTTACAGGTAATGTATATCCAGAAGAAAAAGCGGTGAGTGTCCCTGCCCCCCCGCACCACCTCCCCCAAATTGTGCTTAAAGTTCTTCCCATAGGATCTGAGATCCCTGCATACATGTAAGATGCTCCTCAGCCATTCAGACACAAACCTGAAATTCCCTGCACTCCCGTTAGGTTTTCCTGCCCAGACATGTCTTGTTAGAGCTCTAGTGTGCCCCTGCCAGGGGGAGTAGAGACAGGGCAGTCAGGTGTCTGAAGAAGGGGAGTGGGTCCCCTGGGCTGAGCCCCCTCCCATGCTCCCCAGGGTGGACCGGCTTCGCCATCACCTGCTCCCTGTGTACAGCTACGACCCTGCTGAGGAGCTGCACGAGGCTGAGCAGGAGCTCCTCTCTGACGTGGGAGACCCCAAGGTGAGCACTCTGGGGACAGCGAGAATCAGCAGAGGTGGGCCTGCTCTATTGATACCCCTGAAGACAGAGCCTGGTTCTGCTCTCAGCCTTCCCCATGTGGGCCGTGGCTAGTGGGGTGCCTCCTCCCAAGTTGTGCTGTGGACTGTGCCCTGTGGTGCGGGTCTCCTCCCCTACAGGTGGTCCATGGCTGGCAGAGTGGCTACCAGCACAAGCGGATGCCCTTGCTGGATGTCAAGACATGACTTGAGCCCCCTGCCCTGCTCTTCAGAACCATGGGGTTCTGGAACATCCAGGGCCCTGCAGCCTGCTGCTTCCCCCAGCTCCCCCTCCCGGGTACTGGGTCTCCATTCCTCCTCCCATCTGTCTCCAGTCCTAAGCCCTGCATAGCAGTCAGCCCCCACTGTCACCTCACTCCCTGCTAGGCCTTCAGTCCTTTGTGGGCTGAGCCTACCAGCCACTCCCAGGAGCTAATGGGAATTTTTCCTTCTGGGGTGGAAGGGTGGCTGGGAGACAGGGTGGAGCTTTGCCCTTCCACAGGCACCACCTTTCTCTAGCCCTCCTTGACTTGGCTTTGGAGCTGTTCCCATGGTGACAGGGCCTAATGTATAATATTCggtatatatattttgtaaataaaacgtTTTGTGGCTAGGGGTGTAGTTGACTTCTTCAAGAGGGGCTTAAGTTACCTTCCCTGGAGCTGACGCcaatgctttttcttcttcctcccccacccactaCAGCCTTGGTTTCCACCCTTCCCTATTCCAGGCACCCATCACAGAAAGACTCAGTCCAGAAAAGgatatttttttattcaagtaaCTGCAAATAGGAAACCAGAGGGGGGGCCCCAGGCTGGGACAAATAATGGCTACCTCCTCCCTGACAGAACAGGGGGAGAAGGTGGCCCCTACACCCGACGGTCAACACAGGCCCCCCTCCTTACTCTGCTGCAGCATCCTAGGGGCAGGGCCCCACCTTCCCTGGGACTGGGGTAGTCGGTAACCCAGCCTGCTTTGCCCCAGGCCCCTTCCCCTAAGAGCATCTTGGAGGAGGGGAATGTGGGCAGAACAGGAGGCAATGAGGATGAACATTTGGCGCTGGTAGCAGCAGCAATGACGGATGTCTAAGAATGAAACATTGAACAAAAAACAACACAACTGTCCAGAGGTAGTTTGTGAACAGAGGAAAGATGGAACCAGAAccttgggggttggggaggagcAGAAGGATGGGAGTGGGCAAGGCTAGCTCCTTGTTATTAGTGCCCCgagtgagggaaggaaggggaaaccGAGGTCTAGAGTGGAAGCAGACAGGGACAGGGAGTGGCTCTAGCCCGCCTTAAGTGGCTGCCACCGGGAGCCCAGGCCTCCTGGGCCTCACCTGGATAAAGGTGACTTTGCATTTTCATCACTGCACTGGATTCCAGGGTGAGGGCAAGGTAGATTGGAGCCTGCTTAGAGGGGGGAGGGGGCTTAaacccctcctgcctgccttcctgtgCCCCCAAGGGGGCGGCCCAACCTACTGCAGGGACTAGGCAAGGTGGGAAGGAAGCAAAGGGTGTGCGAGCCACCCCTGGTGAGACACAGCTTGGTTGGGGGCATCTGGGGCCAATCACCCCTCTCCAGTGGCCACACCTGCTGCCGCTAGTACAGTGGGAGTGGGGCATGTCAGAATGAGATGGGGCTTGGGCCCCTTTTTAAGGCCAGGGGAGCCCTCCCAGGCCCCTTAATGGGAAGCCAGAGGGAAGAGTCGGGGATTAGAAGGGACCCCGAAACCAAGAGCCCAGCCAGCAAGGTCCCCACGCTGAGGGAGTGGGGATGCAGCAGCACGGGAGCAGCTCAGTGGGAAGTCAGGTGCGTGGGTCAGGGGTCGCTGGGACCTGAAATCAAAGGAAACTGCTCCCGACTCGGGCCCCCGGGGGCCCTGCGGCGGCGGCTGGTGTGCTGTGTAGTGTGGTGGTGAGGGCGCAGGTGGGTGGCGGTGACACGAGagcctgggggaaggggtgggggcagtgggagcGGAGCGGAGCTGTCCAGTCCCAGAAGGAAACTGCTCCTCGGTGAGGGAGCTGGCGGCGCGGCACGGTCACTGCTCCTCCTCTGAGGACTCCTGCGAGatgccctcctcttcctccttctcctgcagggtgggcagggccatCAGCAGGAATGCCAGGcctgtccccctccctcctccaccgccCAGGGGCCAAGCtcgcccccaacccctccccgcACTCCCTGGCTCTCCAGAAGGGGGATGAGTCAGGGCTGAGTGTGTGGGTGACTCAGCAACCTCCACGGCCCAGTTTCAttcataaaaaaggaagaatttaaagggagggaaaaaaaaccacacacatgcTGCTCTCACACAGAGCCAGGCCCCCTGGCCCCCAGGCCCATGGCAGGGGTACCTGGCAGAGCTCGGGGCACCACTGAGCTCGAGGAAGCGAGGAAGTGATTGGTTCTcgggcaggggaggagaggaggcagCCAGGGAGAGGAAATGAGGAGGGAAGGGGTGGCTGGAGGCTGCATGAGCCCCCCTGGTGGGTGCAGGGGAACCGAGTGGCCTTGGCCTGCAGGGGCAGCTGCTGGGCTGCGGAGCAGTGGCCACAGGCTGACCCcaggccagggaggggaggaaggggaagtgtGTGCCGCCGGGGCTCACTCACTGGGCGGGAATGTCGGGACACCACACGGGGCCCCCGTGCCAGGCACAAACTCCAAAACAACTTGTTTCCTGTTACTCACTCCTGGGGCCCAGCCAGCACCCAGAGCTCCCCTCACCCGGTGGTGGCTCGAGGAATGAATGCCTCAGGGAAGACAGGTTGGGGACAGTAAAGGGCTGGGAGGGCCCTCACTGCAGTGGACCCCCTGGCAGCATCTCCCGGCTCAACCCGCCTACTTCCATTACCAGCTATCGGGGCCTAGAGATGGACGGCGCCTCCCTGAGGAGGTAGCTCCCTGCGGCATCGCACCTCAACCCCCACCCAACGTGACCCCCTCGCCCACCCGCCTGCCAAGGCCTGAGCTCCTTTGCTGCTCCTTAAACCTCTTCGGCGTTCTCATTTCTATAATGGCAGCGGAGGAGAAACACTAGTAGTTGACCTCCAAGTTCACCCGAGAAGTTCTGAGTCTGTTCTaaaagcagaggaaggagagacagGGACCACCCCCAGTAGGGCAGCGCAGGGGGTCTGGTCTGGTTTGTACCTGGGACCCCTCAGGTCTCGTGGACACAGCCCTTTAAAAGCCCTGGGCTGGGTGCCAGGAAGCCTAAGCCCTGgacaagtcccttcccctctccggGCCTGGGTAAAACATGAAGTCTCACCATTCCTGGCCCTGCAGGTCAGGGAGAGCCATGTTCCTATGCGGGCATAGGATGGGGGCGTCTCCCGCTCTTAACAGCCTCCCCAGAAGAGCCAAGCTGCCGCCACCTGTTCACCTACCAGTTTTTTGGGTCTGCCCCTTGGTTTCCTCCCTGGAGTTGTGGTGGTTTTCTAGATGGTCAGAGAAAAGATCCACTAAGTCAAAGATGTTCCTGACAGTGCCCTGGATGGTGAGGGAGAGCAGGGAGGGGCAGAACTACCTTCCTCTGCTCGGGGCAGCCCAGGACTCTCAGCCCAGCAGGCCCACCCGAGTCCAGCTGGTGATGACTGGCCAGCCACACTGCCCCCCCACCCTAACATACACACACgccccccactccctcctccacccaTGACTCAGAGGATATGAGTCGTgtcttagaaaaaataaaataaaaaacaaaacaacttctcTGAAAGGCTGATGCCACTGTAGATCTGGCCTTCCCtgcttctccccactccctcagGAGCCCGGGGGGCCTCCGGGAGAAAAGGTGACATTCTCAGCCCAGGAGCTGCCCCTTCGCTCCTCCTAACTCGCCTCTCTCCAGACCAGGAAAGCTGCGGGACAGCTGACTCGATTTCCCCAGTGTCCTGGGCAGGACCAAGGCCCCAGAAGTGAGACCTCAGTCATTGCCCCACTCTCTTCAATTAGCAAAGACACATCATCCCCCATATGCCAGAGAAAAAGAGGGTGCCAAGAATAAGGACAAGCCGGCCCTTTCCCAGACCTCCTATGGCTGCTGTCGTGGGAAGAGGGCCCTCCTCAAGCCTCACCCGGGTCTTGGCAGCGCCCTTGTTTTTGCTCCCCTTCGGTCGGCCCCGAGGTCTCTTAGGCGTTGGCACTTCGCTGGGCTCCTTCTGCAAAGACAGACGGGGCTGTCAGGGACACAGAAGCCACCTGTCCCACCCTTTTCAGGACAGAGccctctgccccagcccagcAGAATTAAGTCTGCAAGCCATCCTCCAACTCTGGAATCCACAGGAATCATGGAATCATGGAAGGCAGCCCTTGGGATTCAGGTTCTCCGTCTGAATATCTTTTGCAAAGCCTCTCCCCTTGCTTCCCTATGACAGCTAAATGACAAGAGGCCAGAAGGCCTTTGGGAAGGGTGTCACAGGGGCAGAAAGACACTCTTGGGCAGCTCTGTCATGCCAGCTCGGCCACTGACTAGCTCTAAGGTCTCGGGCAAGACACTTAAtgcttgagcctcagtttccctcatctgtaaatggtgaCAAGACTTACCTTGTAGTGTGTCAcgaaaactaaatgaaaaacgTACAAGTGTCCAGCACTGGGCTGTGATCATTGCCCACCCCCTCAGATGATGCAGAAGAGGGGAAAGGATCCCCCTTCCCCCTAGAGGGAACCTACAGCCTCTACCTGCAAACCAGACTCCCTTCAGGCTGCCTCCTAGGGAGGAGGAGTTATGTCCAGATCTCGGAACCCCAGAGATCCTTGCCCACTGGTGCCGCTGAAATTTTAATAAGCCCGAGACAGAATAAAAAACTGCTACATAATGCATAGAAGCTGGGCAGCAAAGGCACGTCAGCTATGGTTTCCCAAGGCGGCTGCCTAGGGGCTCTTCATGGTCCAGTAACCCAACACCCCTTCTCTGACCCCCCCACTGACCACAAACTAACAGGCGGCAGGGGTGGGCCTAGGGAATGAGACTAAGAGGATGAGCTCCCCACACACAAACTGTGGGCTCTGAAAGAGGCAGGTGAATTCCACCACCTGTCAGACTCCTCACAGGTCCTGAGGGTCAGTACAGGCCTCTCCACCTACAGATGGGGGGCGGCACCCGGGGCCCGGTGGACACAAGCTGCCTGACGTGTAAACAGCAAGGATCGACCTCAActgctttcctctcctctgccccaCGAAAGGGAAGTAATGGGGCTTCACCAACAGCTGCCCCTTACATGGGGATAGATGCCCCTCTGTGAGAGAAACCCAAGATCTCCGCCATGTAACAGGTGGTCCCCACAGCCTGACTGGCCAAGCTCCCTGGGGTGCCCACAGTGCCAGGCTGGCCTTTTAATCCCACGGGACCTCTGTGAGGGGCAGAACCAGGGCTCTCAGTCACTCTGCCACCAACTCCCCAACATTTTAAGCTTCTTGGGCTTCCACTTCCTTTTACAGAGCTGGGGCAAAGCCCAATCCAGGGCCACTCAAGGAGGCCCGTGAACAGGTGCTGGCCCAGAAACTGTTACTGTCCTGGGATGAGGAACTACAGAAACGCACAGTAAGTATTTAGAAACCTTCATAGTAAATTTCACAGTAAATTAACAAAGTACTATCATGTGCAGTgaatataataacaaaaaacgCTGGGCTTCCATATGTAAATGTTCACGTTTCTACAATTCATCTTTACTGTTTCATAATGCACTGGTCCACGATGGACTGGAAATAAAGGGTGGGTGGTTTATCACAGTGTATAAGCACTGACTGGCCTGCGTGACTACAGGGTCACTTCTGGCTTGGACTTTCGGGCTCGGGCTCAGGGCTCCCTTGGGCTGCACTTCTCTCCCAGACTCTCAGGCACCAGGGATGCATGTGTGGGGTGCACGGGTGTGTGGGGAGAACACACGTGTACAGGAATGACGCTGCGCCCTGCCAGTCCTGCTTTCACCTGCCAAGACGCCTGGCACCTCCCTAGCCCAAAGAGGTAAACCGAGGCAAAGGTTTGGACACCCACCTGACTCCCTACCAGCGCCGTCCCGGGACTCACCGGAGGCTGCTTGCGCGGCCTGCCCCGCCCTCGCTTCTCAGTGCCGTCCTTTTCCTGCTTGGAGGCCAAGGGCTGGCTGGACTTCGAGCTCGACTCGCTCATCTTCCCTTGTCGTCAGAGCAGGTGGAGGAGCGACGGCTGGGATGCTGGGAGGCGGGAAAAGTTGTTTTAAACAAAACCTCTTGCTTTAACCGCCTCCTACCCCCTCACCACTCCCACCCTCCGAATGCCCGGCAGGAAACTGCCTGCTCCCAGGGGTCCCCGCGATTCCCACCTGGGCCGATGGGGGCATCTGCCCAGCCCAGCTTGCAGCCACAGGGCGGGGCTGGGCCGTTGGGCCTAATCAGCTCCTTATCTCCTCTTCAGAACGGCTCTTTGTCGTCCTGCCAGCCCCACAGGGCCGGGGGCCCAAGGGCCCAGCCAGCCCAGTCCTGCCTGTGGGTAAGGCCGCCCTGGCAACGGTGTGGGTGAGATGGGGGTCCTCACACTGCCAAGGCCCCCTCCCTCCACGAGAAAACCAAGCCTGGGTAGCTCGCAGGGAACAAGGGCGGAAAGGTAAGCAGAGAATGAGCCCTGGGCATCTGGCAGCCATAGACATCAATCCCTGGCCCACCTGCCAGAGCCCCACCAGTTCCTTCCGCTGCTGTCTCCCTGGGTAAAAGCCTTGGGGGTTCAAAGATGGGGATGATTTGGGAAGAAGGGCGAAGGGGGTTAAAACCGCAGTGGGTGAggtgggaggaggaaaagaaacccAAAGCTGAAAGGTGAGTCTCCTCTTCCCCCTTGCCCGCCCCCACCCACCTGGAGTCAGATGAGATCTTTCTCTTTGATGCCTCCTTACATGAGGGGCAGGGACTTGTCCAACTGAGAGGGGCCCACGTAACAGATGCTAGCTGACGCCCTGAAGCCCCAACAGGGCTGAGCCTAAAAGCTCCTTGGTCCTTTTCTAGCATCTCCCCTCTCCTTAGAGGCCTGTTTGGGCTTCATCAGCCCTACTAATATAGAATTTACCTGAAACCCCCCTCTGCAAGGAGCATTTGGGAGTCTGTTCCAGAGGCTGAGAAAGGACAGTGAGGGCCCTCGCACCCCCATCCCTGTCCTGCCCGTTATTATCCCCCAGTTACAGATAGAGACGTGTCCTGGGAGGCCTATGGTTCCACACCTCCCTGATAACCAATCCCTGGCTGCCCTTGGCAAAGGGTGGGCCCCAGTGGCGCCACTTCTGAAAGCCCCTCAATTTACAAAATGTGGGTAATGATAAAGCACCTGCCTCACCTACCTCTCCAGACTGCGGCAAGGATGAAACCAGGTAAAAGTTAAAAACGcttcaacaacaaaaagcttCATTCCAGATCAAAATGAGAACTAGAACGTTTGAAAAtgactttctttccccttttcagaTTCAGACAATTTCCAATTTTAACCCAATGAGAGGAAAGACTGTTTTTGCAAACTTGTGATTGTTAGAGGGCCTGAGGCCCCCGATCCTCAAGTACTGAAATGCTCCAGACGGCGGGACTTTGgtaattattccattttataatatttcagaCTTGAAGACCCTTTTAAACAAGGTGGTTGGTGATTTATCCTGCTCCATCATTAGTGGCGTGGCCTGCCCTGTAATTGCAGGCAGTGATTAGAATCTTATATTACACCACAGGTCCCCCTTCAAAAC
This window contains:
- the SMIM29 gene encoding small integral membrane protein 29 isoform X1, translated to MSNTTVPNAPQASSDSMVGYVLGPFFLITLVGVVVAVVMYIQKKKRVDRLRHHLLPVYSYDPAEELHEAEQELLSDVGDPKVSTLGTARISRGGPALLIPLKTEPGSALSLPHVGRG
- the SMIM29 gene encoding small integral membrane protein 29 isoform X2; this encodes MSNTTVPNAPQASSDSMVGYVLGPFFLITLVGVVVAVVMYIQKKKRVDRLRHHLLPVYSYDPAEELHEAEQELLSDVGDPKVVHGWQSGYQHKRMPLLDVKT
- the SMIM29 gene encoding small integral membrane protein 29 isoform X3, with amino-acid sequence MPHRPAATPWWAMCWGPSSSSPWSGWWWPWVDRLRHHLLPVYSYDPAEELHEAEQELLSDVGDPKVVHGWQSGYQHKRMPLLDVKT
- the HMGA1 gene encoding high mobility group protein HMG-I/HMG-Y isoform X3 translates to MSESSSKSSQPLASKQEKDGTEKRGRGRPRKQPPVSPGTALVGSQKEPSEVPTPKRPRGRPKGSKNKGAAKTREKEEEEGISQESSEEEQ
- the HMGA1 gene encoding high mobility group protein HMG-I/HMG-Y isoform X4, with translation MSESSSKSSQPLASKQEKDGTEKRGRGRPRKQPPKEPSEVPTPKRPRGRPKGSKNKGAAKTREKEEEEGISQESSEEEQ
- the HMGA1 gene encoding high mobility group protein HMG-I/HMG-Y isoform X2, which translates into the protein MSESSSKSSQPLASKQEKDGTEKRGRGRPRKQPPKEPSEVPTPKRPRGRPKGSKNKGAAKTRKTTTTPGRKPRGRPKKLEKEEEEGISQESSEEEQ
- the HMGA1 gene encoding high mobility group protein HMG-I/HMG-Y isoform X1; its protein translation is MSESSSKSSQPLASKQEKDGTEKRGRGRPRKQPPVSPGTALVGSQKEPSEVPTPKRPRGRPKGSKNKGAAKTRKTTTTPGRKPRGRPKKLEKEEEEGISQESSEEEQ